TCCCGCGTTCATCGCCGGCCCGGTCCTGATTTACTACTTCGCGATCAAATTCCAGCTCTTCCCGGTGACGGGCTGGTCACGCATGAGTGAAGGGCTCGGCGCAAACCTCCAGAGCGCACTGTTGCCCGCCATCGCAATCGCGTTGACCGAGATCGCCGCATTCCACCGACTGCTCCGCACCGACCTGATCGGAACCCTGCGTGAGGATTACGTGGCCGCGGCCCGGGCCAAGGGCATGCCAGGCTGGTACGTGATGTTCAGGCACGCGCTCCGACCGTCGTCGTTCTCCCTGATCACCGTTGCCGGCATCAGCCTGGGCCGACTCATCGGCGGCACCGTCATCGTCGAAACACTGTTCGGTCTACCCGGTTTGGGACAGCTCATCTCCTCGTCCATCACGTCACGCGACGTGATCATGGTCCAGGGACTCGTTGTCTTCATCGCCATCGTGTACGTGGGTATCAACACCCTGGTCGACCTCAGCTACGGATTGATCGACCCACGGGTCAGGAAGGTTGTCGGAGCATGACGCGATCAGTTGTCGAAGACCGAACCGGCTCACAGGACGAGCAACCGTCCGACCCGGCGTTGCCTCTGGTGCCACCGGCAAAGAAGTCACGATCCATTCTGGTGTACTTGTCTTTCGGATGGCTCGTCGCAGTACTTCTCGCCGCTGCGCTCGCGAACATCCTGCCCATTGCTCCCTACTCCGTTCCGATTGGCGCACCGCGCCTTTCACCGTCGTTCGAGTCTCTCGATCTACTCCTGGGGACAGACACGCTCGGGCGTTCAATGCTCTCCCGCATCATCTACGGTGCCCGTGTCTCGCTTCTTGTAGGCACTGTAGCCGGATTGATCGGTTTTGTGGTGGGCTCCTTCATCGGCCTGATCGGCGGCTACTTCGGTCGACGTCTCGACTCCGGTGTCACACTCCTCGCCGACGCGATGCTCGCATTCCCACCGCTGATTCTGCTGCTGGCGCTGGCGTCCGTCCTGACCCCCTCGATTCCGACAATGCTGCTCGGACTGACCTTGGTCGTGATCCCCGGTTTCATCCGTCTCGCACGAGCCAACACAATGTCCTGGAGCTCGAGGGAATTCGTACGCGCCGCAAGGAACATGGGCGCCGGACACTGGCGAATCCTGTTCAAGGAGATCCTGCCCAACGTCCTCGCTCCCCTGGCTGCGTTCCTGCCGATCATCATGGCCGCTCTAATCGTCGCCGAAGGCTCACTGAGCTTCCTCGGCCTGGGAATCCCACCGCCACAGCCCAGTTGGGGCGGAATGATCGGCGACGGCAAGAACTACATTGCCGACTACCCACACTTGGTCTTCGTTCCTTCGTTGGCGATCTTCTTCACGGTGTTCGCCCTCAATCAGGCAGGTGACTTCCTCCGCAACAAGTTCGACCGCACTCTGCACGACTGAAACGCTGCACGACCGGCACTCGTCACAACCGAACGACCAAGACCGTTTTCCCGCTCGACCCGACGTACCCGTTTCCACGTTCCACCTGAGAGGGCATTCCATGATCCGAAAAAGACGCTTACTGACAGCGGTCGCGATGGTGTGTACCGCAGCATTCGTGCTGACCGCCTGCGGCTCCGATTCCGGCAGCAGCAACGAGGGCACTACGGCGGCAGGCGATCCCGTATCCGGCGGTGCCGGCCGCGCGATCATGGCGGGCGAGCCGCGGTCCCTCGACCCCGCCACGCTGTCCAACACCTGGGCACACCAGGGCATCCTCGGCAACTCGCTGTACGGCACGTTGATGATCAACGACACCAAGACCCTCGATGTCACGTACACCATGGCCGAGGACTTCTCGACTACCGACGGTGGCGCTTCGTTCAACCTGAAGCTTCGCCCTGACGTGAAGTTCTCGGACGGAACTCCCCTCGACGCCGAAGCGGTCAAGTTCAACTGGGAGCGCCTCAAGGACCCGGCTCTCGGTTCGACATCCGCTCGCTACGTCGCACAGATCGCTAATTTGAGCGTCGTCGATCCGGCCAACCTCAACGTCACGATGGTCATGCCGACTCCGCACTACGCGCAGACCCTCATCGCCAGTTCGATGAACTGGATCGCCTCACCGGCCGCTTTGCAGAAGGGTCAGGCCGGGTTCGACGAGAACCCGATCGGCGCCGGCCCGTTCACGCTCACCAAGTGGGCACGGCAGGACTCCATCGAATTGGCAAAGAACCCCACGTATTACGACGCGCCCCGTCCGTACCTGGATACCCTCACCGTTCGCGTGGCTCCTGACACCAATCAGCGTTACAACACACTGTCGACCGGTGGCGCTGATCTGATCAGCGAATCCAATTGGCAGACGCTGGATACGGCCGAGACTGCCGGCTTCCCCACCGATATCGTTCCGATGGGCGGCGGCCAGTACCTGTCCATGAACTTCCGGCGCGCACCATTCAACGACGAGCGTGCCCGTCGCGCGGTGTCGCTCGCAGTTGATCTCGATGCTCTGAACACCGTCGTCTACAGCGGCAAGGGCGAGGTTCCGGACACTCTGTTCCAGGAATCCTCCCCGTTCTACGCAGACATCCCGCTCGCGGAGTACAACAAGGCCGAAGCGCAGAAGCTCTTCGACGAGCTGGCTGCCGAAGGCAAGCCCGTGTCCTTCACCTACACGTCGTACCCGACGGCCGAGAGCAAGACCGCAGGTGAGGCACTTCAGGCCCAGTTGAGCGCATACAAGAACGTCGAGGCCAAGGTCGATGTTGTCGACTACGCCGCCGCCACCGCCAAGATGGGTACCAAGGACTTCGACATGGTGGTCTCCTCCGCGATCATCCAGGATCCGGATTCCATGTGGTCGACTTTCCACAACAAGTCCCCGGGCAACATCATCGGCGTCGACGATCAGGAACTCAGTG
The nucleotide sequence above comes from Rhodococcus sp. KBS0724. Encoded proteins:
- a CDS encoding ABC transporter permease; protein product: MILTITRRVGRSLVVVLLVAAAAVLLLSLAPGSAAEVILGENATPEAVAAMEAKMGLDVPVWTQYFNWLGDAFRGDFGTSPLTGQSVSEAIVERLPVTLQLAAMGLIIALVVAVLMAVASASRPGSKLDRGINVVSAVCLSVPAFIAGPVLIYYFAIKFQLFPVTGWSRMSEGLGANLQSALLPAIAIALTEIAAFHRLLRTDLIGTLREDYVAAARAKGMPGWYVMFRHALRPSSFSLITVAGISLGRLIGGTVIVETLFGLPGLGQLISSSITSRDVIMVQGLVVFIAIVYVGINTLVDLSYGLIDPRVRKVVGA
- a CDS encoding ABC transporter permease produces the protein MTRSVVEDRTGSQDEQPSDPALPLVPPAKKSRSILVYLSFGWLVAVLLAAALANILPIAPYSVPIGAPRLSPSFESLDLLLGTDTLGRSMLSRIIYGARVSLLVGTVAGLIGFVVGSFIGLIGGYFGRRLDSGVTLLADAMLAFPPLILLLALASVLTPSIPTMLLGLTLVVIPGFIRLARANTMSWSSREFVRAARNMGAGHWRILFKEILPNVLAPLAAFLPIIMAALIVAEGSLSFLGLGIPPPQPSWGGMIGDGKNYIADYPHLVFVPSLAIFFTVFALNQAGDFLRNKFDRTLHD
- a CDS encoding ABC transporter substrate-binding protein; this translates as MIRKRRLLTAVAMVCTAAFVLTACGSDSGSSNEGTTAAGDPVSGGAGRAIMAGEPRSLDPATLSNTWAHQGILGNSLYGTLMINDTKTLDVTYTMAEDFSTTDGGASFNLKLRPDVKFSDGTPLDAEAVKFNWERLKDPALGSTSARYVAQIANLSVVDPANLNVTMVMPTPHYAQTLIASSMNWIASPAALQKGQAGFDENPIGAGPFTLTKWARQDSIELAKNPTYYDAPRPYLDTLTVRVAPDTNQRYNTLSTGGADLISESNWQTLDTAETAGFPTDIVPMGGGQYLSMNFRRAPFNDERARRAVSLAVDLDALNTVVYSGKGEVPDTLFQESSPFYADIPLAEYNKAEAQKLFDELAAEGKPVSFTYTSYPTAESKTAGEALQAQLSAYKNVEAKVDVVDYAAATAKMGTKDFDMVVSSAIIQDPDSMWSTFHNKSPGNIIGVDDQELSDALDVGRTSQSQDERKAAYTTVQERLADLTVGLWYIRAAPSTVTGKDVQGVTMYGSGSPLTDGMWIAK